ATCGTTCAACATCTCGATTCCTAGGAAACTGACCTCTGCAGGCGCTCAAAGCTGGACTCGCCCGGCACCAGCCCGTATAGCGACGATGTCGAGAACTGTCCTCCGTGTCGACTGTGGTTCAATGGCTTGACCTATCATTGGACTACGAACAGTCTCAAAGACCCGTTACGTTCTTCTCAGAGGGCGGTCCCTGAAACCCATGCAAACCTCTATCTCAATGTGTGTCAGAGATACCCGCAGGGTTTCTCATGCCCAACGAAAACAATAGGGTTGAGGACTCGTACACTCCGGAGCAAACTCGGACGCTCTGTGGGGCTGTTATCGAAGCCATTGCAGACTACAGAGGCACAGACCCCCACACAGATGACTTTGTACTATACGAGTACACTGATCCCGACGCAATCACCAAACTATTCCAGCACGACGCCAACCAGAACCACCTCCTCCAGTTCACGGCTGACGATGCTCAGATAACCCTCGAAGGCAATGATACGGTCGAGATTAGCGTCAATAGACTACCCGACGGACAACACTCGCTACAGAAGTGACTGGACGGTCCGCAGTGTTGGACTGCGTAATTGGTCACCACCGTATCATCAATTCTCGGTCGGCAGTCTACTCACGATAGTGGTTCACGTCGGTCACATTCCTGTAGTGGATTCGGACGCTACGGTTCCCGGTTTGGGCGTTCGATAACTTTCGCAACCGAGATGACCGCGTTGAACTTGGGAGCAGGTCCAGTGAGTTCGACCGTTCGCTCTTCCTGGTTGTACTGCACGAATGGTGCGTCAGCTGCTTTCGGCAGATCCACGTGAAGGAGGTCGATTTCGATGCGGTCGAACGTATCGTCTGGAATGGAGACTGATCCAGGATCTGACTGCCACTCGGCGACGTGAACTGCCAGTTCATCGACGGAGACTGGGCCACCGTGTCGGTCGAGGTAGTACAGTGCGTACCGTCGCTGTTCTTCGCTTAGAAGGTCGAATATTCTGTCCAACGATGCCATTCTCCAATCTATGTCCTCAAACAACGATAACGATTGTGCCAACAATTGGGATATCGTCCGACAGCTTTGGGTGGAATGTAAGGTGTTGCTTCGGGATTTACTGACTTTCGACGAACTCATATTTCAGGCCTTCTTGCAGCTACGACAGCACCATTCGAAAGGACGGGATTTCGCAGGAAATAGCGTCTCTGAGTAACTCGTGGAGTTGCCACGGAAGGGCTGCCAAGACCAAGCCAGACTCAGAAATGTGTATCAACGGTCTACGAAGGCGCGATGGAAACGGACCGTATCATCAATCGCCAGCGGTGTTTCCTGAAGCGATTCGGTTGGTGCGACTAGTACCTTGTGTGCTCACTCCGACGTCGGACCCCTACTTTTGTTACACCACCCTGGGAATGCATTGAAAATGAAGGTGTTCACACGTACCGACCGCTTGCATCAGTGGTCGGTCGTGGGGGTTGGGCTGCTTCTCTGTGTAGTCATCGTCGGAACTGTGGCTCTCAGTGATCTCGAGTTCACAACACAGCACCTTCAGGTGGGCATTCCGATTCTGCTCACGCTCGGTCTCGCAACATTCGGTGGATGGCTCGCTCGGTCCAACATGCCGCACACCTACGTCCGTCGAATTGCACTCTGGAGTCTCGCTGGCGCGGCCATTCTTGGCTCGTTCGCCGCATGGGAGATGTACACTCACCTCCTCGAAGGCGACTCACTGGTCGAGACATTACACGAACTCCTGCTCGGCCTAGCAGAAGGCGCGACCGTAGGTAGCGTGGTCGGCTACTACGATGCCCGCCGCAAGGACCACTATCTGGCATCCGAGCAAGCCAAGCAGGCCATTTCTGCATCGATGGATGGGATCGCCATCCTTGATGATGACGGAGAATACGAGTCCGTAAATCAAGCACATGCAGATGTCTATGGGTACGACGATCCAGACGCATTCCTTGGAGAGAATTGGCAGCTATGCTATACCGAAGAGGAAGCCGCGCACATCCAAGACACAATTCTCCCGGAGGTGAATGCAGACGGAAGCTGGCGAGGGGAGCTCACTGGACAGCGTCGTGACGAAAGTACCTTCCCCCAGGAGATCACGCTCTCCGCGCGGCCAGCCGGTGGCCTTGTCTGTATCGTCCGCGATATTACAGAGCGGAAAGCCCAAGAGGACAGACTCAGGGCGCTCCATACTGTCACCCGGGAATTCCTAGCTGCGGAAACCGCTCACGAGATTACAACCGAGATCGTGACGATTGCCGACGAAATGCTCGGCCATTCGCTGATTGCTGTCTGGGAATACGACACTGACTCCGAAGCTCTCCTTCCCCTGGGAATGACCGACTCCGCGACTCAGGTCGCTGCACAAGCTGGACTGGATGGCCTTCCTTCGTTCGAAGTGGGGTCAGCCGAAATGGAGATTTTCAAGGACAACGAGCCTGTTCTTATCGAGGACTACACCACGCTTGAGAACCGTCAAGTGACAGATGTTCCTCTTGGCTCGGCGCTGTATATCCCGCTTGGTGATTACGGGTTGGTCAGTATCGGCTCTACCGAACAGGGAACAATCGACGATATTGATCGATTCTTAGCGGAGATACTTGTGTCGAATGCTACGGCTGCAATCGAGCGAGTTGAGCGCGAACAGGAACTTGGAAATCGGGAGCAGCGCCTCCGAACAATCGTCGAGAATATGCCGGTTATCCTCTTTGCCATCGATCAAGACAGGGAGATTACGCTTCAAGTTGGGAAGGGTCTCGAGCAGGTCGGTGTCGAGCAGAACCAGATGGTCGGGTCGACAGTGGAGGAAATGTTCGATAATTCAGCGGTGATCACTGATGCGATCGATCGCAGTCTCGAGGGTGAACTAGTCGATGTCACGGTTGATGTCTGGGGGCGGACCTACCAGGTTTGGTACCAGCCGATCGAGAGCAAGGACGAAGTAACGAATGTACTCGGCGTCGCGATGGATGTCACAGAGCGCCAAAAACGCGAACGTGGTATTAGAGCGTTACATGACGCTACCCGGGAGATGATGCAGGAGACCGATCCAGAAACCATCTGCCAGATTGCTGTCGATACTGCCGAGGACGCACTCGAGCTGCCACTGTCTGCCATCTGGTTGCGTACAGACGACAACCCCCGCTTGGAACCGGTCGCCTTGTCAGACCAAGCGAGCGCGTTCATCGATAACCCGCCGGTGTTCGAGCCGGGCGACAGTATCTCCTGGCAGGTTTATGAAAAGGGGATGCCCCGTATATTCGACGATGTGAGTCAGGAGCCCAATCGCCACAATCTGATGACTGAGGTACGGAGCGAACTGATCGTTCCGATTGGCGAGTATGGCGTGTTGGGAAGTGGATCGACGGACATCGGTCGGTTCGAGGAGACGGACCTCGGGCTGGCAAAGCTGTTGGCAGCGAACACCCGCGCTGCGCTCGATCGAGCAGAGCGCGAGGCAGCCCTTCAACTCAAAACAGACCAGATGGAGTTCTTCAACTCGATCCTCCGCCACGACGTGCTCAACGGGATGACAGTGATTCGAGGCCGGGCCAAATTCCTTACTGATGAACTCGATGGCCAGCAGTTACAGGATGCCGAGACGATCATCAACTGGTCCGACGACATCGTCACAATCATCAAGCGCGTCCGCTTGGTCTTGGAAACGTTGACGGGGATAGGGGACCCACAGCTTGAGCCTGTCGATCTCGCAGAAACACTTCGCGCGGAAGTCGACCGTGTCCAAGCGACCTATCCCGATGTCACGTTCGAGATAGCTATTCCGACGGCGGTTACTGTCCGAGCAAACGAATTGCTGGGTGAAGTCCTTGGGAATGTCATTACGAACGCGATCGACCATAATGATACAGATGGGTTACGTGTCTCGGTGACTGTCGACGATCCTGACGAAACTGACGAGTGCATTCTCGTCCGAATCGCCGACAACGGTCGCGGTGTCCCGAGAGACATCAAGGAGGCAATTTTCCGGCGGGAAGAGACCGGTCATGCGAAATCCACGGGGTCAGGATTCGGCCTCTTTTTCGTCGATTCGATGGTAGCCGAGTACGGTGGTGACGTCTGGGTCGAAGATAACGAGCCACAGGGAGCAGTATTCGTTATCGAACTGCCGACTCCATAGACGGTCCTTTCACTGGTTGAATACCTTCCAGAATCAGGACTAGAAAAACATCAAGAGGGTGGTATCCGAAGCAAAAAGAAGATGCTGTCATGAGTAACTCAGACCTCCCAGTTATCCTCGTTGTCGAGGATGAGCCGGACGTCGCGGATACATACGATCGATGGCTACAGGAATACGAGGTTCACCGGGCTGAAACAGGTGAGGAGGCACTTGCCCAACTCGATGAGACGGTCGATGTCGTACTCTTAGACCGAATGCTACCGGGCATGTCTGGCGCAGAGGTGCTCACGGAAATTCGCTCACGGTCAATAGATTGCCGGGTGGCGATGGTGACAGCAGTCGATCCAGGCTTCGATATCATCGAGATGGGCTTCGACGAGTACATCACAAAGCCACCGGATCGCGAGGAACTCCGTGAGACTGTTGCACGACTCCTGCATCGCGCAACGCTCAACGGCGATCTTCAGGAGTATTACTCGCTTGTGGCGCGGCGAGCTACCCTTGATGCAACGTTCCCCGAGAGACAACTCGAAGCGAACAAAGAGTACCGGGTATTGGTCGAACAAATCGAAGTACACCGAGCTGCAGTCGACGATGCGATGGGAGATTTGGCCTCGGACGCCGACTTCATCGGAGCTGTCCGCGAGATTATGGACACAACCAACGAGACCGAGGCTCCGCACGACGAGGAATTCACAGAGTCAACGAAGTGAATACCCATGTATGAAATCACAGACATTCTTCCGGCTGGAACACTATCCGAACTCGAACCAGGAACGAGCCTGTTGATCGCTGCCCCGGCCATGAGCGGAAAGCAGGAGCTTGCGCTGGATCTCCTTGCTACTGGCCTTGATGAAAGAGATGGGCTGTTGATGGTGACGACAAGCGAAACAGCAGTGGAGTGTATTGACGAACTTGAACGGCGTGTTCCCTCGTTTAATCACGACCAGGTAGGGATTGTCGATTGCTCCGGGAGTAGCCAGCAGGAAACGATTCGAGAGATCGCCACGCAACGCGTCTCGTCACCTGGCGACCTCACGGGCATCAGCATCGGCACTACCAAACTCATGCAACAGTTCACTAGCCACAACATCTCAAGTGTTCGGCACGGTCTGGTCTCAGTATCAACGCTCCTCCAATTCCTGAACCTCGACACTGTCTTCAAGTTCCTCCATATCTACACAACTCGAATTACTGATACCGGGGGACTCGGCATTTTTACAGTCGATAACGTCTCGCACGACCAACAGACGATTAACACCATCATGACCGAGTTTAACGGCATGATTGAGCTCCGCGAAACCGAGACCGGCGAGAGAGAGGTTCGTATCCGAGGGATCCCTGACGTCCCACATGACTGGAACTCGGTGTGAGCCTGATGCTCCGCAGCATGCTGAAGAACCGCTCCGCGGAATTGTAGAAATCCGTCGTCTCCGATCTCTTCGGCGGAAGACGCGCCAGGCGGGGGGTCGACTCAGCGAACTCGTTTTTAACGCACTCGTTCGTCCGAGAGGTTCCTCACCAGCATCACACCAAAACTCGGGATCTCTCGCCAGGCGTTTTCCGCCCGACTTCGTCGGGGCTTCACGTCACTCATCGGACAGACAGTGGCGCTTGAGCAGTGATTGCCTTCTGCAGAACGATGTGCTAATCCCGTGTGAGGGTGCCGCCGTGAATCCACTCGTGTCCGGGCCGACGTACTGAATGGTGTCACTACGATCGTCTATATCGGCGAGCCGACCGAGTAACTAACCGAACGATAAGTGCAGGTGCAGCAGTTGCCTGAGCAACAATCGAGCCGACTGGGGTTTAGCGAAAACAGCCTGCTGGTTATAGTGTAAATTCTCAGCCGGGCTGGATCTACAGATGATGTAGCTTACAGTAGATACGTATTCCAACGGTGATAGAACAGCCGTGCTGAACTCAGGGTGCATTACTTGTACATCATACCGTTCAAACTCCGGCAGTACTTTTCCCGCCACTCATCGTACGTCCCCCGATTCCTTGCGAAACTACCCCTGCTGACCATCTACCGCTCACATAGCAATGAGTGTGTGCAGGTGGAACTATTAGCTAGCTCGCCGAAATCTAATCGATAGTTACACATGACAGGCACCGATCCATGGATCGAAACTCGCCGGTGGTGCTGGAATCACTGATCTCATCCTCTATGTTGATCGATCCTCGGTGCATGACGGGAAACTGGATGAGCTCAAGCCGGCCATGGCGGAGCTGGCCGACTTCGTCGAAGACAACGAGCCAGACATCTTGTCGTACGACGTCTACTTCAGCAGCGACGAGGAACAAATGACAGTTGTCCACATGCATGACGATCCAGCGACTCTGAAATATCACATGGACGTTACTGGTCCCAAATTTCCCCCGATTGATGAGTTCATTGAGCTTGAATCGATTGACCTTTATGGTGACCCTGGTGAGGATATTGCCCAGCAGTTACGTGAGAAGGCGACGGCCCTGGGAACCGGACGTGTTTCGATACACGACTTCCACGAGGGATTTGACCACGTCACGACAAACTGAGTTCGTTGAGGAAGTATTCACCAGCCGACTGGTGGACGAGCGGTCCGCGACAATGGAGTCGGCATTGACCCTGACTTCACCGATCGTATCTTCGAGATGTTTCAGGGTTTTCACGACCCCGACGAACATTCGGGGACTGGTAATGGGCTTGCGCTCTGTGAACGAATCTTCAAACGCCATGATGACCCTCCCTTGGCGAGTCCATCCCTGGTGAGGGCTCGGCGTTCTCGTTCACGCTTTCCGAAGCAGGTGCTGACGAGACATAACTAGCCTGTTCTGTACAACCTAGTCCCGGAACAAACATCGGAGTGAGAATCGATCTCGAGTCAAGATCCAGCAATCAACATGACTTCACGTGACCTAATAGAGTACTCAAGTTTAAGAGGTATATGTTCTGAGACATCTTGATGAAATCCCTCTGGAGTGAAAGGTTCAGCGGGGAGGTTATCGGAGCTTAACCAACAAGGGTGGCTGTCACCGACCAATGTTGGTTAATAGTAACCGAGAAGATAGCGACAGCTGAATTGCCTTTCGCACATAGACAGAACAGCGATAGCACATGAGGTCAGCATTTATGTTCCCCTCTGAGACTCGACAAACGGGGAGCCGAAGCGACATTCCTGTCGAGTCTCCGAGCCAAAATCAAAGAAATAGGTATAATGCGTAACTGTCTGGCGTGCGTCGGTCGGAAGCGGTACACGACATCCCAGACACTGATCGAGGACGTGGCGACAAACTCCTCATCGATCGTTCCGGAATGTCCACTTGCGTATTGACCGAGTTACTCAACAATATGGATCAACACATTCGGACTCAGGAAGCTGAGTTAGACGAACTTCTGACCGTACTCGCTGACCAGTACCGCCGTGTCGTACTCTCCTACTTCCAGAATACGTCGGCAGATGCTGCGACCGTTGATGCCCTTGCCAGCGATCTCTACACCGGGGGCGAAGAGAACGTAGACTGGTTAACCGTGCAGTTACACCATTCAACACTTCCACTCCTGGAATCCGTCGGCGCAGTAGAATACGACCAGCAGAGCGGGTCAGTCCGGTACCACGGTCACGCCGAACTGGAAACGCTCTTAGCCGCAGTTACAGGCCGTTAATCGACAGCGCACTTCCTACTCCAATCTGGAGAGGTACATTCCCATCGTGACGGAGTGGAACACGCCGGCTTATCTCCAGTGGCAGTAGAAACTGACGGGTTGCTCACAGTCTACCGCCATTTCGAACAAGAGGGACGAGACGGTGAGAATCCTTCCTTCAACGAAACCGCATCTTCCGCCGTGCACGCAGGGCTAACGTTCATGTCGTAGCCCGCTGAATACATCGGTTATGAGCCAGGAACATATTGACGACCTTGAGTCCGCCGGCGCTGAAATCGTCGAGGCCGCGGACGATGCGACCGGGACGCGCATCGCCCTGAAGTTCGCTGGGAGTGCGTCGGCGCTCACGGAGTCGGCCGAGCTTGACTACCTGGTGGTTGACTCCATCAAGTCTGCACCCGAGTTGACGATGTTCATGGTGGCGCCACTCTGAGGAACTGCGGGACTCGGTTTACTGATGCGAAAAGGGGTGCGGATTTGCAGTATTTGAAATTGGCCAGATGGATGTTCCCAATACGGCAATATAACGTTCCTCGATTGAATGGTGAATGCGCTTCCTTCCAAAAATCACGAACCGAGTTCGGCCTGGATGCTGCTTGGAATTTCCAAGGCGATATATACCCCCTCTAGATTAGGATCAATAAGGCTGCCATTATCTTTAATATTACCACGTTTCTACGAATTTTCGGGCGCACGTGGTGTCCCGTGTGCTCAGGCGGCCCAAACGTCGACAGTACGTCTCGTCGGCCTTTCCGAGCCGCTCACAATCGCGTGGGGCACCTGTGGAACAGGGGGAAACATGATGGGCGTCGGCAACTCGACACGTCGAGGTCATCTGACTCGGTGGCCGTCTCTCATCCGCGACCGCCCCCGACGTCCTCATGGCACGGGTTGAAACGACGCGGAGACATCCATCACTAGTTGTTTTCTCGATTGTTGGTGTGAGAGCGTTACGGGGAACCTGTCACCATACGAAACGAGAACACTTGAGCTACGTTTTGCCCCCACTGCTGGACGGGAAACTCCTCACACGCGGAGCGTCTCGTCGCTGTCGTCGGTCGCGAAGAACTGAGTCTCTGGCGCGTATTCGGGGAGGCAAACCACCTTCTCCCGGCCGACTCGCACGCGCACGACTCGGCCGTCGTCCTCCATCTCCTGGAGAAGCCGACTGATTGTCGAACTCGACAGATTCGCGTAGGTAGCGAACTCTTTCTGGGGAAGCGTACCCCCATTCTCCGAGATGAGCTGACAGAATAAGTCGTCGTGAGGGATACCGAGTTTCAAGAGGAAGTCCTTCTGAC
The Halorarum halophilum genome window above contains:
- a CDS encoding HalOD1 output domain-containing protein; translation: MPNENNRVEDSYTPEQTRTLCGAVIEAIADYRGTDPHTDDFVLYEYTDPDAITKLFQHDANQNHLLQFTADDAQITLEGNDTVEISVNRLPDGQHSLQK
- a CDS encoding DUF7344 domain-containing protein is translated as MASLDRIFDLLSEEQRRYALYYLDRHGGPVSVDELAVHVAEWQSDPGSVSIPDDTFDRIEIDLLHVDLPKAADAPFVQYNQEERTVELTGPAPKFNAVISVAKVIERPNREP
- a CDS encoding GAF domain-containing protein gives rise to the protein MKVFTRTDRLHQWSVVGVGLLLCVVIVGTVALSDLEFTTQHLQVGIPILLTLGLATFGGWLARSNMPHTYVRRIALWSLAGAAILGSFAAWEMYTHLLEGDSLVETLHELLLGLAEGATVGSVVGYYDARRKDHYLASEQAKQAISASMDGIAILDDDGEYESVNQAHADVYGYDDPDAFLGENWQLCYTEEEAAHIQDTILPEVNADGSWRGELTGQRRDESTFPQEITLSARPAGGLVCIVRDITERKAQEDRLRALHTVTREFLAAETAHEITTEIVTIADEMLGHSLIAVWEYDTDSEALLPLGMTDSATQVAAQAGLDGLPSFEVGSAEMEIFKDNEPVLIEDYTTLENRQVTDVPLGSALYIPLGDYGLVSIGSTEQGTIDDIDRFLAEILVSNATAAIERVEREQELGNREQRLRTIVENMPVILFAIDQDREITLQVGKGLEQVGVEQNQMVGSTVEEMFDNSAVITDAIDRSLEGELVDVTVDVWGRTYQVWYQPIESKDEVTNVLGVAMDVTERQKRERGIRALHDATREMMQETDPETICQIAVDTAEDALELPLSAIWLRTDDNPRLEPVALSDQASAFIDNPPVFEPGDSISWQVYEKGMPRIFDDVSQEPNRHNLMTEVRSELIVPIGEYGVLGSGSTDIGRFEETDLGLAKLLAANTRAALDRAEREAALQLKTDQMEFFNSILRHDVLNGMTVIRGRAKFLTDELDGQQLQDAETIINWSDDIVTIIKRVRLVLETLTGIGDPQLEPVDLAETLRAEVDRVQATYPDVTFEIAIPTAVTVRANELLGEVLGNVITNAIDHNDTDGLRVSVTVDDPDETDECILVRIADNGRGVPRDIKEAIFRREETGHAKSTGSGFGLFFVDSMVAEYGGDVWVEDNEPQGAVFVIELPTP
- a CDS encoding response regulator transcription factor → MSNSDLPVILVVEDEPDVADTYDRWLQEYEVHRAETGEEALAQLDETVDVVLLDRMLPGMSGAEVLTEIRSRSIDCRVAMVTAVDPGFDIIEMGFDEYITKPPDREELRETVARLLHRATLNGDLQEYYSLVARRATLDATFPERQLEANKEYRVLVEQIEVHRAAVDDAMGDLASDADFIGAVREIMDTTNETEAPHDEEFTESTK
- a CDS encoding RAD55 family ATPase, with translation MYEITDILPAGTLSELEPGTSLLIAAPAMSGKQELALDLLATGLDERDGLLMVTTSETAVECIDELERRVPSFNHDQVGIVDCSGSSQQETIREIATQRVSSPGDLTGISIGTTKLMQQFTSHNISSVRHGLVSVSTLLQFLNLDTVFKFLHIYTTRITDTGGLGIFTVDNVSHDQQTINTIMTEFNGMIELRETETGEREVRIRGIPDVPHDWNSV
- a CDS encoding DUF7344 domain-containing protein; this translates as MDQHIRTQEAELDELLTVLADQYRRVVLSYFQNTSADAATVDALASDLYTGGEENVDWLTVQLHHSTLPLLESVGAVEYDQQSGSVRYHGHAELETLLAAVTGR
- a CDS encoding helix-turn-helix transcriptional regulator, giving the protein MWEARTWEHTLVFEFEKVRELLTKATPFKATSVARAENRAKPEESTRNQPGPAYDVGSLEYDPSKIRSQKDFLLKLGIPHDDLFCQLISENGGTLPQKEFATYANLSSSTISRLLQEMEDDGRVVRVRVGREKVVCLPEYAPETQFFATDDSDETLRV